In one Halorubrum sp. CBA1229 genomic region, the following are encoded:
- a CDS encoding twin-arginine translocation signal domain-containing protein → MSDDCGCGTNDATARPADGGTTPSSTGSEPRPAKGSELANDDRRNPFADGIDRRRLLQASGAVGATTALAGCAGGDGGDGDEPAPTMFVFNNGDRTLSVIDAESDELLTTAFLGTTASFPANQYATGIDDEHDVLWLNVSGGVRAFDQRTLEELAFVETGYGPNYPNVTPDGEHLLIASGGTTGMAPEGDEAHAIFRVDANRDSDTFGEVTDEIETGYVGPCDMTLGPNGDYAFVVDVADEAVRVLSVDPFETVTRVDAGEPVTEGNVLPFMCTASFDGELLLVENGEGTLGGDPEVPREGSESVWDISDPENPEEIAKVTRDDGLPGAPITSEVAPDNTAAYLFIPGEGVGVIDLEANEYETTIDVGGSSIAGAWGPNREKLYVPVQDANQVAVIEHESREVVATLEAGEAPTGAVAGSVRPEEDAVSSIQASLASLGITFGEMEASWCMDDHCYCG, encoded by the coding sequence ATGAGCGACGACTGCGGATGCGGCACGAACGACGCGACGGCGCGCCCCGCTGACGGCGGGACGACGCCGTCATCGACCGGGTCGGAGCCGCGCCCGGCGAAGGGGAGCGAACTGGCGAACGACGACCGCCGCAACCCCTTCGCGGACGGGATCGACCGACGCCGACTGCTACAGGCCTCCGGCGCCGTCGGCGCGACGACGGCGCTGGCCGGCTGTGCGGGCGGCGACGGCGGCGACGGCGACGAGCCCGCGCCGACGATGTTCGTCTTCAACAACGGGGACCGGACGCTGAGCGTCATCGACGCGGAGAGCGACGAGCTGCTCACGACCGCGTTCCTCGGGACGACCGCCTCCTTCCCGGCCAACCAGTACGCCACCGGCATCGACGACGAGCACGACGTGCTCTGGCTGAACGTCTCCGGCGGCGTCCGGGCGTTCGACCAGCGCACCCTCGAAGAGCTCGCCTTCGTCGAGACGGGGTACGGCCCGAACTACCCGAACGTGACGCCCGACGGCGAGCACCTCCTCATCGCCTCCGGCGGGACGACCGGGATGGCCCCCGAGGGCGACGAGGCCCACGCCATCTTCCGCGTCGACGCGAACCGCGACAGCGACACCTTCGGCGAGGTGACCGACGAGATCGAGACCGGCTACGTCGGCCCCTGCGACATGACGCTCGGCCCGAACGGGGACTACGCCTTCGTCGTCGACGTCGCCGACGAGGCGGTCCGCGTGCTGAGCGTCGACCCGTTCGAGACGGTGACGCGGGTCGACGCCGGCGAGCCGGTCACCGAGGGGAACGTCCTCCCGTTCATGTGCACCGCCTCCTTCGACGGGGAGCTCCTCCTCGTCGAGAACGGCGAGGGGACGCTCGGCGGCGACCCCGAGGTGCCCCGCGAGGGCTCCGAGAGCGTCTGGGACATCTCCGACCCCGAGAACCCGGAAGAGATCGCGAAGGTCACCCGCGATGACGGGCTGCCGGGCGCGCCGATCACGAGCGAGGTCGCCCCGGACAACACGGCCGCGTACCTCTTCATCCCCGGCGAGGGCGTCGGCGTGATAGACCTCGAGGCGAACGAGTACGAGACGACGATCGACGTCGGCGGCAGCAGCATCGCCGGCGCGTGGGGACCGAACCGCGAGAAGCTGTACGTCCCCGTGCAGGACGCGAACCAGGTGGCCGTGATCGAACACGAGAGCCGCGAGGTCGTCGCGACCCTCGAGGCGGGCGAGGCGCCCACTGGCGCGGTCGCCGGATCGGTCCGACCCGAGGAGGACGCGGTGTCGAGCATCCAGGCGTCGCTCGCCTCGCTCGGTATCACCTTCGGCGAGATGGAGGCGTCGTGGTGCATGGACGACCACTGCTACTGCGGATAG
- a CDS encoding YeeE/YedE family protein produces the protein MMLSPVAYVGISVAVGLSFGVLLQKARFCFVSAFRDFVAFKDTRVLKGLLAGIAVMTVFWSVQATFGYFRGFWTPAWGLGSLFGGFVFGLGMTLAGGCASGTLYRAGQGYLQFWLVLLFMFVGYVLFAFAFPVAETYYFQTLNPFEGRTLYLSLPFSPAVTGAGAVALGTLAYAFVKGRSRLPDDPSGGSGVGADTRAQAALGASRTLSAVSVGLRGIADGTVEYVRALRDDDRPLTVRLRDSWDARTAGVAMALVASLWFYVHGHWAITGSEARWAGYLLAGAGFDVASVEYWGSILFRDGNISLTIDMVMIASLIVGSFIAAYASGDFRIRKPKLNRVPNYAAGGLLMGVGSRLAAGCNIANLFSGVALLSVHSFLAGAGIILGVYVMTHYMYREVGCAI, from the coding sequence ATGATGCTATCGCCCGTCGCTTACGTCGGGATCTCCGTCGCGGTCGGGCTCTCGTTCGGGGTGTTGCTACAGAAGGCGCGGTTCTGCTTCGTCAGCGCCTTCCGGGACTTCGTCGCGTTCAAAGACACCCGGGTGCTGAAGGGGCTTCTCGCCGGGATCGCGGTGATGACCGTCTTCTGGAGCGTGCAGGCGACGTTCGGCTACTTCCGCGGCTTCTGGACGCCCGCGTGGGGGCTCGGGTCGCTGTTCGGCGGCTTCGTCTTCGGGCTCGGGATGACGCTCGCGGGCGGGTGCGCCTCCGGAACGCTGTATCGCGCCGGGCAGGGGTACCTCCAGTTCTGGCTCGTCCTCCTCTTCATGTTCGTCGGCTACGTCCTCTTCGCGTTCGCGTTCCCCGTCGCGGAGACGTACTACTTCCAGACGCTGAACCCGTTCGAGGGGCGGACGCTGTACCTCTCCCTGCCGTTCTCGCCGGCGGTCACCGGGGCCGGCGCCGTCGCGCTTGGGACACTCGCGTACGCGTTCGTCAAGGGACGGAGCCGGCTCCCCGACGACCCCTCCGGCGGGAGCGGCGTGGGGGCCGACACGCGCGCGCAGGCCGCGCTCGGCGCCTCGCGGACGCTCTCGGCCGTCTCGGTCGGGCTACGCGGTATCGCCGACGGCACCGTGGAGTACGTCCGCGCGCTCCGCGACGACGACCGGCCGTTGACGGTCCGGCTCCGCGACTCGTGGGACGCGCGGACCGCGGGCGTCGCGATGGCGCTCGTCGCGAGCCTCTGGTTCTACGTGCACGGTCACTGGGCGATCACCGGCAGCGAGGCGCGCTGGGCCGGCTACCTGTTGGCGGGGGCCGGGTTCGACGTCGCGAGCGTCGAGTACTGGGGCTCGATCCTGTTCCGCGACGGGAACATCTCGCTGACCATCGACATGGTGATGATCGCGTCGCTCATCGTCGGCTCCTTCATCGCCGCGTACGCCTCCGGCGACTTCCGGATCCGCAAGCCGAAGCTGAACCGGGTCCCGAATTACGCCGCGGGCGGGCTCCTGATGGGCGTCGGCTCGCGGCTCGCCGCCGGCTGCAACATCGCGAACCTCTTCTCGGGGGTCGCGCTGCTCTCGGTGCACTCCTTCCTCGCCGGCGCGGGGATCATCCTCGGCGTCTACGTGATGACCCACTACATGTACCGCGAGGTCGGCTGCGCGATTTAA